One part of the Quercus lobata isolate SW786 chromosome 7, ValleyOak3.0 Primary Assembly, whole genome shotgun sequence genome encodes these proteins:
- the LOC115954290 gene encoding UPF0481 protein At3g47200-like gives MNQSRTPKIQKVIFLLQEPVDDFRKYYEPKVVSLGPIHHGNPKYQLGENYKLLLTYEFIKGSGKNMEDVYNMIKEKIYELRTCFEEEVIEKYDDEALTSILLVDGCAILQYIYCATNNKFKELKIKTDSVAFGQQDLFLLENQLPYRLLTWLMSLSAKEKELRESIETYIGSHVKVPEDQQSNWLSWRLSQRSKPQQAQSAKEESHDEENPHVQDHTTSVAQAPEPVHLLDHLRTRMLHGPEYIPDGTVGKINQNIQNVQEHWQSYRNVQELKTAGIHLKRGNDCYLSKIKFTKQFIFRGQLHLPPIVVDDSTRPKFLNLIAYEMCLDFENDFGVTSYISFLDSLIDEANDVKMLRKARILRNVLGSDEEVAKLFNEIGTDLVPNIEIYKDVRSEIQKHYESKWMTWIAQVFHDHFSSPWTFIAFIGALLALTLTITQTWYAVNSPPRP, from the coding sequence ATGAATCAATCTCGAACACCAAAGATACAGAAGGTTATATTCTTGCTGCAAGAACCCGTCGACGATTTCCGCAAGTATTATGAGCCAAAAGTGGTATCACTCGGTCCAATCCATCATGGTAATCCAAAGTACCAGCTAGGAGAGAATTACAAGCTACTGTTGACATATGAATTCATTAAAGGTAGCGGTAAGAATATGGAAGATGTATACAACATGATTAAGGAGAAAATCTATGAACTGAGGACATGCTTCGAGGAGGAGGTGATCGAGAAATATGATGATGAGGCTCTCACTTCGATTTTGTTAGTGGATGGCTGTGCAATATTACAGTACATATATTGTGCAACTAACAACAAGTTCAAAGAGTTGAAAATAAAAACGGACAGTGTCGCATTTGGGCAACAGGATTTGTTCTTGCTAGAGAATCAACTTCCCTATCGTCTACTCACATGGTTGATGAGCTTGAGTGCGAAGGAAAAAGAATTGAGGGAATCAATTGAAACTTACATTGGCTCGCACGTTAAGGTACCAGAGGATCAGCAATCAAATTGGTTATCGTGGAGACTCAGCCAAAGATCGAAGCCACAACAAGCACAAAGTGCGAAAGAAGAAAGCCACGATGAGGAGAACCCACATGTACAAGATCATACCACATCAGTAGCTCAGGCTCCAGAGCCCGTCCATCTTCTTGACCATCTGAGGACACGAATGCTTCATGGACCAGAGTACATTCCTGATGGAACGGTTggtaaaatcaaccaaaataTACAAAATGTCCAAGAGCACTGGCAATCCTATCGCAATGTCCAGGAGCTTAAAACAGCAGGTATCCATTTGAAACGTGGTAACGATTGTTACTTGAGTAAGATAAAATTCactaaacaatttatttttcgtgGACAACTTCACCTTCCTCCAATTGTTGTGGATGACTCAACCAGGCCTAAGTTCCTGAACTTGATTGCATATGAAATGTGTCtggattttgaaaatgattttgggGTCACCTCTTATATATCCTTCCTCGATTCACTAATCGATGAAGCCAACGATGTTAAGATGCTAAGGAAAGCACGGATACTCCGCAATGTCCTTGGCAGCGATGAAGAAGTGGCTAAACTCTTCAATGAGATAGGCACCGACTTGGTGCCTAACATCGAAATATACAAGGATGTCAGATCAGAAATTCAGAAGCACTATGAGAGCAAGTGGATGACCTGGATAGCTCAAGTCTTTCACGACCATTTCAGTAGTCCCTGGACGTTCATTGCATTCATTGGCGCATTGTTAGCACTTACTCTAACTATCACTCAGACTTGGTATGCTGTCAACTCTCCCCCAAGACCCTGA